The Calothrix sp. PCC 7507 DNA segment TAGTAGCTTACATCTTTCAAAGTCTGGAGCATAGCTAGGAGTGATGATCCCAAATTCCAAATTATTCATATGATTGAGCAGACGATGGTTTAAAACTTGCTACAAGTATCTCACCTAAATTAAAATTTTTACTGCTCAACTACGCATTTCTACCTAATGATAGATTTGGAATTGTTAAATATCAGTCCAGAATATATACTTCTTTGTGGATATTTTCAGTTTTTGGGCTTCAGATCCGCACCTGTCTGTATATAATTACACAATTAAATATACCTTGATCTCACAGTGATGATGAATGCAGAAACCTCCATTTAGAAATAGCTGAAAGCATCTGCATACATTTTCATTTCATCCCTACTTACTAGATACCGTAGCTCGCTGCCTACCTACAGAATCTGCTCTCACTTCAGAACGAGAGTTGCTGTAGTAGAAGTAGTTATCAGGTTCATATTTCACATTCACGCCGTTGGCCACAATCCCTAGAATATTAGCCTCAGACCTTGCAAGCAAAGACTTAGCTGCGGTAGCACTACCTGAATCAACAAGACCAGGTCGAACTACTACTAATACTCCACCCGCCATTTTGCCTAGGACTGCGGCATCAGCGGTTCCAACTAAAGATGGAGTATCAAAAACGACATAGTCGTATCTCTGAGCGAACATTTCCATCAGAGAAGTCATGCGTTCAGAATCAATTAAGGCCAGTGGATTAGGAGGCATAACTCCAGCCGTGAGTACGGATAAGTTATTTGTAACTGATTGCACTGCTTCTGAGAATTCATTTTCACCGGCAATCACATTACTGAAACCCACAGAGTTGATTAGACCCCACAAGTGATGTTGAGATGGTTGACGCATATCTGCATCAACTAGCAGCACTCGTCTTCCTGCTTGAGCCATGACTGTAGCTAAATTAGCAGTAACTTCTGATTTGCCTTCCCCAGATACAGAACTCGTCACTACAATAGTCCGAGCTTTTCTATCTAAGCTAATAAACTTCAGGTTAGCTTGCAGCATTTGATAGGCTTCATGAATCACCGAGCGGGGTGATTTAGCGACAATTACTCGCGGTGAAATTTTATCAGATGCAGGGCTTTCGAGTAAATGATTGGTTTCAAACTTGGGAATTAACCCCAGGAGTGTATAGCCAAAAAGAGCCTCGGCTTCTTTGACTGTTTTCAATCTTCTATCAATTAGGTCAACAAAGAAGGCCGCAGCTATACTTAGCAGCGCCCCAACAAGTCCACCTCCCGCTAAGAATAGGAGCTGTTTAGTAGCAGCTGGTTGTTTGGGAGCTACAGCAGGTTGAATTACACGGGCATTACCAACAGTTTGATTTTCTGCTACGCGGATTTCCTGTAGCCTAGTGATGAGGGTTTCATAGTTTTTCTGTGCAACTAACAAGCTTCGTTGTAGCTCACCTTGCCTCTTTTCTAAAAATGGTAGAATATCAGCCCTTTGCTTGTAAGCTTTTTGCTGATTCAACAAGGCATCTATTTTCCTTTGAATACCCAGGCGTTTTGCTTGGAGGGCGAGAAAATCCGCAGCCAACTTTTGCCGGAGTTCCCCAATCTGCAAATTACCAGGGGCAATTTTTACATTCGAGCCGACAACTTGGGCAGTTCGCTGCTGCAATAGGTCGTTTAAAGCTATTTCTTGATTTTTTAAATAAACAATTGCTGGATGCTCTGCAGTGTAGAGTCCTTGTTGAGCAGCTAGCTTAGTTTGCACCTTTTGCAGTTCTGTTAAAACTTCCTGCACACCAGGTGTTTGATTTAAAGAAGTAACTTCTACAGCTTTATCCGCTTCTAGATTTACTTGACTGCGGATTGCTAATTCTTGGGCACCCACGTCTGCTAGATCAGATTTAGCTCTATTGATTTGGTCGTTAAGATCAGTTATTGTCTCAACTGCCGCACTTGCTTCTTCTTCTAGCTCGATAATCTGATTTTGAGTTTTAAACCGACGTAGTGTCTCTGCAGTTCGGTCTAGTTCTAATTTAGCTCTTGGTAATTCTTTAGCAACAAACTCTCCTGCAGCCAAGGCTTCTGCGCGGTTAGTAAAAATATTATTGGCAATGTAAGCTTTCATCAGTTGATTGACTACTGCTGCTGCCAATTGGGGCTGCTCGGTAGTGTAAGAAATTTTCAGTACATCCGTACCGACAATCGGCTCAACTTTGATGGCAAGTGCATTTGGATCTAGAAGTTTACCATCTGCTCCTTTGAGCTTCAAAGTACTGATGACTTGCTGGCGAATAGGTAAGGACTGCAAGACAACAGCTTGTGTGTCGAGGGGATTACCTTCACGCTTCAAAGATTCTAGATCACCTATTTTTTGTCCGACACCAGTCAGTGATGATGTTTTACTTGACTGTACAAGCACCTGTCCAGTTGCTTGGTAGGCTGGTCGTTGTAGTGATACTGCTAGTCCAGTGCATACTACAGATGTGACAAAAACTCCTGATGCAACTACCCAACGGCGTTTGACAACTAGCCAGTATTTTTGAACATCTATTTCTTCGGGATAACCTTTTTCTTCAGAATAACCTTTTGTCTGCATGATATTTGCTGCTTCTTTAGATGAACAATTCGTGGGAAACACTTAATTAAATAAGTAAAAGAGTAACTGATAAGGTGACAGTTCTCTATATATAGTCAAAGGTTTGTTCAATATTTATCCTGCCTCCCTTTCGCCTAAAGTGGTTAAATTTATCGGTCAAGCTTTCGGCAATATCGGCATAATTTACGATCTACTTGATATTCTCCACATTGTTTACTAGAGGCTGGGTGTGACTAACTTTATTTTGATTATTGGTTGGCCAGGGATTTTTGTAAAGCTGTAATTTTTGTTGGATGACTAGCCAAAAAAACGGGATCGCATCTAAAATATACCGCTTCCAGAGACGCTTAGGTTCGCTTAAAAGCCTGTATAACCACTCAAAACCCATTTCACTGATCCATCTTGGCGATCGCTGAATAATTCCTGCCTCAAAACTAATGGTTGCGCCAATAGCTAGAAATGTCTTGACATGATTTAACCGATTTCTATATTTAGCGATCCACATCTCTTGTTTGGGAGCGCCTACACCAATTGCTAAGACGGTAGCACCCGATTGGTTAATCATCTCTACAATTTCTTGACACTCTTGTTCGTTTTGCTCGAATCCAAAGGAAGGTGAATGAGATGCAACGACAATCTTCCGACCCACCTTTAAATTAATTTGCTGCTGCGCCATTCTCACTACTTGCGCCTCAGACCCTAGCAAAAAGATTTTGATGTTTTTGTCATATCGATAGTATGTATAAAAAGCTGGGAACAAATCTGAACCGGAAATTTTTTCATATATTGGTGTCCCCAAGAAATTAGATACATACATCAAAATCTTGCTGTCACAGACCCTGTAATCTGCATCTTGGTATATATCATAAAAATCTTGATTCCTCTGCAATTTCATTAAGTGATCGACATTAGGGGTAAACACAACACCACCGAACTTTAGCCTCTCTAACAACTCAAGCATTGTGATGCTATGGATAGTCAGATTCAGAAGATTAACTTTTCTCATCACAGATGTGAAAACAAATTTCTCTACAGGATCTAGGTATTTTTGACAAGGCCATTTTTTTTATTGGTAGAAAATACAAATACACGACACTTGGGTAAAATACTATCCATTAGGTTACAACTTATTTGTTGCATTTATACATAGAGAGGATCTTCCAGCAGATAGATCTTCTGATATCTATCGCTGAATACGCTTACGCCAATATACTTACAGCACAAGTGCATAAGTATAAAAAATATTCAGTATTTTCTCTGCACACATGATATTTCAGCAAAGCGGGATTGGTTGATGCACCCAGAAGTTCTATTACCTGATCAAAAGAATTGCTTGCTGAAGGTAGTTTTAAATCTTGTATTACTTGGGCATTCGCATTACCAAGTAATACTTTACCCATGTAGGAATAAATATAACTTGTTTCTCAGTGATTTCCAAGAGCTAATATGAAGTTAATATGTAAAAAAACACAATGTCTTTAAAGAAAATATAAAGTCATTGTATGCTGTCAGATTCATACACAAACCTTACAATTGTTCTTTAAAAAAATATAAAGTAATTGTAGCTTATGTGAAGGATGATGATCCTTACACCAATTTGGTCAATCGCTTCTATTTGCATTGAAGGTTACAGATATTAAGGCTTAAACAGGTGTTGCCATAGCAGTCCGTTTTAACTCTGGTATCTGTTTTTTACATTGTGTACAAAATGTAACTTTTGGGAAAACCGAGAATCCTTTCGACTTTCAATTTTGCATTGGGAAACAACTGTTGTAATCGCTCAAGCTCGAGAACACGGGTTCCCTCGACCATATCTGTCCAATCTGGTAATTTTTCTCTCCATCTCTTAATTAAGCGATCGCGCCATGATGCTGGATAAAACCACCAAAAAGGCATTCCACAGTGTGCTTCAATCGGGAAGTATTTAGATGGCGTTTGCACCCAATAACGATGACCAAGGCGAATAACTTCACGCGCAAACGCTTCTTGTTTTTCTTCATCTCCGACATGTTCAATCACACTATTCGTGAAAACTAGGTCGAATTCCTGGTCGCCAAAGGCTTTGACATCACAACCATCTCCTTCAACATAAGTGAATCGATGACATCTAGATTTTTTTCGGTCTCTGTTTTCACCGGGAAGGTTGAGAAGGGTGATATCGAGGGGTCGTTCTACAAATTCCCAAATCTCAGAGCTACCTCCCAGATCCAATACCCGTAATGGTTTGTTGTTTGCTGAACCTAGCCACTCACCGAACAACTGCATACGTCTTTTACGTGTGTATGCAGCGAATGGAGACATGAGATTGTAAAAAACCCATATATGCAGACTAAAATCTTTAAATTTCACGTTTAGAATTCTCCTTAGTTTTCTCTAAACCTTTGTGAATAAGAGATTTCCTCTCACTATATTCTGAGGGTTTCTCAAAATATTGATTAATTAAAAATCGACTCAAGAAGGCTGACTAAACCTATTACTGGCTAGGTCAAAAAAATATGAGAACAGTTGTCAGTGTCAGTGTAATTATGATTCAAGAATTATAAATTTAGTTTATGGAAAGTATGAAAAAACAGTAAACCTACGAAAAATTACGGTCAAAACAAGGTTTGCCAGTACTTAGATAGAATTAATTATACACATTGTCTTCACATTGTCTCCATTAATGAATTTAGGAAAAATTTTTCAGCAATTCTACCGCACCTTCTGAAACCACTCAGTAATACCCGCAGCTAGTGCTTTAGCCATTTTCTGCTGTTCCTGTGGGTTGACTATACCGTCAAATTCATCAGGGTTACTCATAAAACCTAATTCTAGTAATACTGATGGGGCTGCAGTGGGACGTGTGAGTGCTAGATTATCCCATAAAACACCATAGGAAGGTCTTTTTAAATTTTTCACTATATAGTTATGCAAAAATAAGGCTAAGTTGTGAGCTTGTGGATTATACCAAAAGGCAGAAAATCCTTTGATATTTTGGGCATCACCATCATCGGGTAAAGAGTTGTGATGAATAGAAAGAGCGATCGCTGGTTCTGCTTTACTAATAATTGCTTGACGTTCTGCTAGGGAAAGATCGCGATCGTCGTTTCGTGTCATTACCACCGTCGCCCCCCGCTTGAGCAACTCATCACGTAGTAACTTGGATACTACAAGATTGGCATCTTTTTCGAGATATCCAGTTGGGCCACTGGCACCTGATTCTTTCCCTCCATGTCCTGGATCTAGTAAGATTTTGATGCCTAATAAAGGCTTATTTTTTGTTTGTCCGAATGTAGGCGGATGACGCAAGGTTAAAACCAAGCTTGTACCTTCATATCTCAACTTGTATCCCCATTGTTGGGATTTTTTGAGGTTAAAGGTGTATTTAACTTGTCCTGGAGACACTTGTTGCCAATCTAGGCGAGAAATTAAGGGGTTATTATCAGTACGAATAATATCTGTTTGGGCAGTGGTGTTGTAGAGAGTGAGGCTGAACAAGGCATCACCTTGTTGGACATTCACAGGAACGGGAATTTGGAGGGGGAAAATTATCTCTGTTGCCCCAGAGAGTTGACGATATCCTACACTACGAATAATAGTGTGTGGTGCGATCGCATTTGGTAAAGTTTGAGTTTCTTTGCTATTAATCCAAGCACCATAGTCTAGGCGTAACCAATCGCCTTCCTTCCCTGTGACTTGGGCGCGTGTTCCTTTCGGTAGTGGTGTGAGTCGAGAATAATCGGTGCTGGCGCCTGTGCGAGCAACACCTGAGTCTGCTATCACCTCAATAACAGGTAACTGTGAGGGTGAGAGGATTTGAATTTTGCCTCTTCCTGGTTGAGTTACAGTCTTACCATTGAGTGACAATTGAAATTCTGGCTTACCCAAATCGGCATTTTTACCGGAATCTGGGATGATAGCACCGGAAATTATATTATTACCGGAACTGAGGGAACTAGGCTGTTGTGCTACTGTGCAACCCTCATACCTGACCACGGTAGACTGGGTAGCAGGTTGATTTCTCCCAGTTAAGGCCGCTAAATTACTGGGAAGTTGTGCTTGTGATGGTTGAGGCAAAAGGGCAACTTTTTGATTCGCCAAGTTGACAGCAACATTAGCGTTAGAGGGGGCGATGGCGCTAAAACAAATCAGTTCCCCTGGTAATCTGGCAATGTCGGCGGAGGGAGTGAGAGAATCTTTGGCGAAGGCTAATCCTTCTGGTAGCTGGGGCTGAGTAGTCAGCCTTGTCACCCGAATCTGGAGTTCTTGATTAAGGTGACGCACAGTAAAGAGATTCTCTCCTAACTGCAAGGGCAAACTGGGCGCAAAATGGCCAGTTTTGCTGCGGGTAATTGGCTTACCATTGATGAAAACCTGTCCATCTTGTGGTGCTGTGCCCAGAAAGAAGATTTTTTCCGCACTTGTTTGGTAGTTTTTTTGAGGAAAAACAACTACAAGAGATGATTCTGCCAATGCTACAGAGGAGGTAACAAGACATCCTAATATTACTAAACCCAAGAATCTTTTCACGGCAAGAACGCAGAAGATTTCACAACAGCCACTGTGGCACAATGACGAGATGTATTTTTAGAAGTTACTCGAAATTTAAACTACTATGACTAAATTTGTCTTTGTAACTGGGGGCGTAGTTTCCAGTATCGGTAAGGGAATTGTAGCAGCAAGTCTGGGACGGTTGCTCAAATCCCGTGATTATTCTGTATCGATTCTGAAACTCGATCCTTATATTAATGTCGATCCTGGCACGATGAGTCCCTTTCAACATGGGGAAGTGTTTGTAACTCAAGATGGTGCCGAAACAGATTTAGATTTGGGGCATTATGAACGCTTCACTGATACCTCAATGTCGCGGCTGAACAGCGTTACCACTGGCTCGATTTATCAATCAGTCATTAATAAAGAGCGGCGTGGAGAATATAATGGTGGCACTGTGCAGGTGATACCCCACATCACCAATGAAATTAAAGAACGGATTTTGCGGATTGCTCAAGATATCACTCCGGATGTGGTAATTACGGAAATTGGTGGTACGGTGGGGGATATTGAATCACTGCCGTTTTTGGAAGCAATCCGCCAATTTCGCAAGGAAGTAGGACGGCAGAATGTGCTGTACATGCACGTTACTTTGCTACCGTGGATTGCTTCGGCTGGTGAAATGAAAACCAAGCCTACTCAGCATTCTGTGAAGGAACTGAGATCAATAGGCATTCAACCAGATATTTTAGTTTGTCGATGCGATCGCCCGCTACCCATAGGCTTAAAACAAAAATTATCAGAATTTTGTGATGTAGCCGAAGAATGCGTCATCACCTCCCAAGATGCCAAAAGCATTTATGAAGTCCCGCTGATGCTAGAACGGGAAGGGATGGCGGAGCAAGTTTTGGATTTGCTGCACATGGAACAGCGTAAACCCAATCTGGTGCATTGGCAAACAATGGTACAAAAGTTGCACAGTCCCAAATACACTGTGGAAATTGCCATTGTGGGTAAATATGTGCGCTTAGGCGATGCTTATATATCAGTAGTGGAAGCGCTGCATCATGCGGCTATATCTACACATGGCCAACTGCGGCTACGTTGGGTGAACTCCGAAACACTGGAAGATGAATCAGCCGAAAACCATCTCGAAGGTGTCGATGGTGTGGTTGTCCCTGGAGGTTTCGGGATTCGGGGAGTAGATGGCAAAATTGCCGCGATTAAATATGCCCGCGATCGCCAAATCCCCTTTTTAGGATTATGCTTGGGAATGCAATGTTCCGTGATTGAATGGGCTAGGAACATAGAAGGATTAACCGATGCCAACAGTGCTGAATTTGATCCTGATACTAGTGCGCCAGTAATTAACTTGTTGCCAGAACAGCAGGATGTGGTTGATTTAGGCGGTACAATGCGCTTGGGACTTTACCCCTGCCATATTCTGCCGAATACTCTAGCCTATAAACTCTATCAAGATGATGTGATTTACGAACGACATCGCCATCGGTATGAGTTTAATAACGCTTACCGCCAACTACTATTAGAGTCTGGCTATCTTATTAGTGGCACATCTCCTGATGGACGTCTCGTGGAAATCGTCGAATTACCAAAACACCCATTCTTTCTAGCTTGTCAATTTCATCCAGAGTTCCAATCTCGCCCCAGCAACCCTCATCCTTTATTTAAAGGCTTCATGCAAGCCGCCATTTCCCACTCCACTCCACCTTTAGTGCAGCAACATTAAAGGTGGGCAAAAATCAAGATTACTTATCAGGGTCGAGCATCACCTATGGATCATAGAAAAAAACATAGTTAAACTTAATTATGTCCAATTACTTACTATAACTATCGTAAGTACTACAAAATTCACAATTCAAAATCGAAAAAAGTCATTTTTTCAATTTTGAACTCTTCTAGGTTAACAAAGACACTTATTTGGGACTAGAAGAGACTTTGTGATGTAATTGGTGTTCATGATTCATAAATCTGTTATTTGAGGAGAATTTGTGGCGTACTGGGTGAAAATCCTTTACGAGAGGAAAGAATATGTAGTCAATTTTGACCGTGTTAATGCTTTTTGTTATGAAAGCAATGGCAGGGTAACATTTTGGTTACCAGATTGTGCTATTCCGATTGTAATTAACCCACAAAATAACCTAGAAGACTATCAGAAAGTTATCGAATATATCAAACTAGTGACGGGGTTGGAAATAGATAGCGCCCACTGGGTGACAATTATGTATGAGAAAAATGAATATGTAATCAACTTGAACTGCATCAGTTCTTTTTGTCAAGAATCTAACGGCAGGATAACTTTTTGGTTACCAGATGGTACTATCCCCATCATCATCAACCCCCTCAGTAATCCAGAGTCATATCAAAAAGTCATGCAATTTGTCCAGAAAACAACTGGGTATTCTTTGTCTTAAGGGACTGGATAACTGATAACTGTTAACTGATATAGCGGTTCTCATGCAAATGCTGTATGACATTATATCGCGAGGTATAGTAGCACAGCACTGCCCATTGGTGTCAACTTAACGCGAAACCCATGTCCCGCCTCAGAATGAATTCTGAGTCTCATAGCAAAAGTAATCTCAAGATTACTAAAAATTCTTAATCTCCAGTTTACTTGAGTAAACTTTCCTTATCAGCCCGGAAATTCATTTCTGGGCGGGTATGTCCAAGCTGTTGACTTTGTACGAAATTAGCTAAAAATTATCATGCAATTTTTGTGTTTACCGTAGGGGCATCGGCACTGCTGTGCCCTGATGATAACGTTCACTACGACTATGATTTTGTCTGATGCATTTTGGGCTTAAAACCCTCAAAGTCAACAACCTAAGGTATGTCAGCGAACAAATAAGTCATCTGTAGCTTAAGTTGACACCAATGGGAAACGCTATAGGAATCCGATTTGATTATTGAACGTATTTGCGTAGTCAGGCAATAGGCAATATAGCATTTCTCAACAAGCGTGAGGTACATCGGTAAGGGCATGGCAGTGCCATGCCCTTACACAGCGTGATATATTTTTGTACTTCATTTGAATGGGAAGTGCTATGGGTAAGAAGTGAGGCAGAGATGTACTGAGTTTTTTCAGAAATCAAATAGGAGTCCTATATAACTGTTAACTGTTAACTGTTAACTGATTAATTGCCAACTTTGCCGCACCTAACATCCCTGCAGAGTTGCCCAATTCGGCTGGTAATATTTTTAAACCCACTCGCGACATGGGCGTAACTCGCTGCTCAATTTCTGCCTTCACCGCAGGTAAAAAAAATTCAAAACTGGCGCTAACGCCACCGCCAATAATCACTGCTTCAGGTGTGAGGACGTAAATCAAACTCACTAAACCAATACCCAAATCTCTACCATATTCTTGCCAAAATGTCAATGCTTCCATATCTCCCACTTGAGCAAGGGCACCT contains these protein-coding regions:
- a CDS encoding WecB/TagA/CpsF family glycosyltransferase, translated to MRKVNLLNLTIHSITMLELLERLKFGGVVFTPNVDHLMKLQRNQDFYDIYQDADYRVCDSKILMYVSNFLGTPIYEKISGSDLFPAFYTYYRYDKNIKIFLLGSEAQVVRMAQQQINLKVGRKIVVASHSPSFGFEQNEQECQEIVEMINQSGATVLAIGVGAPKQEMWIAKYRNRLNHVKTFLAIGATISFEAGIIQRSPRWISEMGFEWLYRLLSEPKRLWKRYILDAIPFFWLVIQQKLQLYKNPWPTNNQNKVSHTQPLVNNVENIK
- a CDS encoding CTP synthase, whose translation is MTKFVFVTGGVVSSIGKGIVAASLGRLLKSRDYSVSILKLDPYINVDPGTMSPFQHGEVFVTQDGAETDLDLGHYERFTDTSMSRLNSVTTGSIYQSVINKERRGEYNGGTVQVIPHITNEIKERILRIAQDITPDVVITEIGGTVGDIESLPFLEAIRQFRKEVGRQNVLYMHVTLLPWIASAGEMKTKPTQHSVKELRSIGIQPDILVCRCDRPLPIGLKQKLSEFCDVAEECVITSQDAKSIYEVPLMLEREGMAEQVLDLLHMEQRKPNLVHWQTMVQKLHSPKYTVEIAIVGKYVRLGDAYISVVEALHHAAISTHGQLRLRWVNSETLEDESAENHLEGVDGVVVPGGFGIRGVDGKIAAIKYARDRQIPFLGLCLGMQCSVIEWARNIEGLTDANSAEFDPDTSAPVINLLPEQQDVVDLGGTMRLGLYPCHILPNTLAYKLYQDDVIYERHRHRYEFNNAYRQLLLESGYLISGTSPDGRLVEIVELPKHPFFLACQFHPEFQSRPSNPHPLFKGFMQAAISHSTPPLVQQH
- a CDS encoding GumC family protein, giving the protein MQTKGYSEEKGYPEEIDVQKYWLVVKRRWVVASGVFVTSVVCTGLAVSLQRPAYQATGQVLVQSSKTSSLTGVGQKIGDLESLKREGNPLDTQAVVLQSLPIRQQVISTLKLKGADGKLLDPNALAIKVEPIVGTDVLKISYTTEQPQLAAAVVNQLMKAYIANNIFTNRAEALAAGEFVAKELPRAKLELDRTAETLRRFKTQNQIIELEEEASAAVETITDLNDQINRAKSDLADVGAQELAIRSQVNLEADKAVEVTSLNQTPGVQEVLTELQKVQTKLAAQQGLYTAEHPAIVYLKNQEIALNDLLQQRTAQVVGSNVKIAPGNLQIGELRQKLAADFLALQAKRLGIQRKIDALLNQQKAYKQRADILPFLEKRQGELQRSLLVAQKNYETLITRLQEIRVAENQTVGNARVIQPAVAPKQPAATKQLLFLAGGGLVGALLSIAAAFFVDLIDRRLKTVKEAEALFGYTLLGLIPKFETNHLLESPASDKISPRVIVAKSPRSVIHEAYQMLQANLKFISLDRKARTIVVTSSVSGEGKSEVTANLATVMAQAGRRVLLVDADMRQPSQHHLWGLINSVGFSNVIAGENEFSEAVQSVTNNLSVLTAGVMPPNPLALIDSERMTSLMEMFAQRYDYVVFDTPSLVGTADAAVLGKMAGGVLVVVRPGLVDSGSATAAKSLLARSEANILGIVANGVNVKYEPDNYFYYSNSRSEVRADSVGRQRATVSSK
- a CDS encoding methyltransferase domain-containing protein; the encoded protein is MSPFAAYTRKRRMQLFGEWLGSANNKPLRVLDLGGSSEIWEFVERPLDITLLNLPGENRDRKKSRCHRFTYVEGDGCDVKAFGDQEFDLVFTNSVIEHVGDEEKQEAFAREVIRLGHRYWVQTPSKYFPIEAHCGMPFWWFYPASWRDRLIKRWREKLPDWTDMVEGTRVLELERLQQLFPNAKLKVERILGFPKSYILYTM
- a CDS encoding N-acetylmuramoyl-L-alanine amidase, with protein sequence MKRFLGLVILGCLVTSSVALAESSLVVVFPQKNYQTSAEKIFFLGTAPQDGQVFINGKPITRSKTGHFAPSLPLQLGENLFTVRHLNQELQIRVTRLTTQPQLPEGLAFAKDSLTPSADIARLPGELICFSAIAPSNANVAVNLANQKVALLPQPSQAQLPSNLAALTGRNQPATQSTVVRYEGCTVAQQPSSLSSGNNIISGAIIPDSGKNADLGKPEFQLSLNGKTVTQPGRGKIQILSPSQLPVIEVIADSGVARTGASTDYSRLTPLPKGTRAQVTGKEGDWLRLDYGAWINSKETQTLPNAIAPHTIIRSVGYRQLSGATEIIFPLQIPVPVNVQQGDALFSLTLYNTTAQTDIIRTDNNPLISRLDWQQVSPGQVKYTFNLKKSQQWGYKLRYEGTSLVLTLRHPPTFGQTKNKPLLGIKILLDPGHGGKESGASGPTGYLEKDANLVVSKLLRDELLKRGATVVMTRNDDRDLSLAERQAIISKAEPAIALSIHHNSLPDDGDAQNIKGFSAFWYNPQAHNLALFLHNYIVKNLKRPSYGVLWDNLALTRPTAAPSVLLELGFMSNPDEFDGIVNPQEQQKMAKALAAGITEWFQKVR